In Gadus chalcogrammus isolate NIFS_2021 chromosome 1, NIFS_Gcha_1.0, whole genome shotgun sequence, the sequence GTAAAGCAGAACAAACTAACAACAATTCCCCTGTGtaattttttcattcatttaatttcaatATCCAAAAACTTTTAAAAGAGAAGTTCCAGGCTAGTGTGCCTTTGTTGCAGACAAAACAGACAAAGAGTTATAGCAAAAAATGCACACCGCAATCCCACATCCCCTAATAGCAGGGAACCAGTGCTATCAGTGGCCACTCATTTGAACCATCAGAACCCACAGCAACAATAATCTTACTGGCTAATTAGACTACTGCTGTTGACTTGAATATGGACTATAAACTCTTTCAGTTATCATCACAAGAATAAGTCACCATGTGGCACAAGAATAACTTTAACGGCCTTAAAGGTTTGATCCTGCACTAAAGGTGCAAGTCCCAGCCATTTCAAGGCTAGTCATACTAGTTTGCGTgtctaaatatttttttaaatatgttgaTATGTTTTAACTATGAGGTACAAAAAAGTAAACCAGTTTTGTTTGTTGTCCCTTGCCATGcaactcctaaaaataaataaaaacataacagAGTTACAACGATATTGACACCCAAATAGAACAATTATAcaagccagagagagggagaccaacAGACAAGACAGGAAAGGAGGCagaccagcagacagacaggcaaacacTCATGGCGAGTGGGTTgcaggtggcgggggggggatgggggatttAGGGGTGTGGCCAACCCTCACCTGTGTTAAAGGTGCATGCTGATAACGTGGATATTCACAGGGAGGAGCTATTGGTGCTGGCTGGAGGAGTAAAATAATATAAACGAGAAGCAAACAAACCGGTACATCCATATATCAACAATTTCACAGGTGAAGGAAAGTGACCACCACCCTCTGCTCTGATAGAGACCGCTCCGCGCGTAGGATACGCCGTCAGGTGACTCCAATACTCAGCCAGGTACAGCTCCCAGTGACTCACTCATTTATGTGTTGCTGTTTCAATTAAATTGCAAAAAATATAAGGGATTCATATTAGTTTAGTCTTACAATAAATTCTGAAAAAAATCGAATTATGTAAGAGGTAAGAAAATAGGTTATTCTTCTACTGAGGATGCTACCCTGAGAAAATATAAACTGGAATTTTGTGATTGTGACGTATCTCCTGAAAATGTTTGAGTTCATGtcagtgcatctgtgtttgcGTAGTGTCTACTaatgtgttgtttttggttGTCTCGACAGATCAACTGCCAAGAATGTTGGCTAGACTAGAGATGGTGAGTTcacatttctttctctttctatactttattattgatgtatttatatatgtctCTATCTCCCCTTTGATAAATTAATGTACTAATAATCTGTTAATTAATTTATGTAATAACTTCAATGTTATGAATTATTATTCAGCTGGATTTGTAATGTTTGATCTGTTTCTCATATTGTGtgctatttgtttgtttgaatgtgttacCATGCTGTCTTATTTAAGTTGACTTATTAACCTTATTCACCTAACAGTATAGCTACATAAACATTTATTACATGGTATTtatgacaaaaataaataaaaagttagACCAGTTATAACAGTTAcacgctgttgtttttcttttttatgtttCTAAAATCCACTAGACTGTAGCTCACTGTTATCGTGATAGTAAAAATGACTCGCACTTGCATAAATTTGATAGTCAAAGTGCGGCCATACTTCAGAAGaacagtgttgttgttgtctaaCTTTAGCGTCCAATGAAAATCCAGAACATAGCATAGAGTATAGTGTGTTGCGTGGACAGTGACCTCTGTCACTGTCCATCACAAAGACCACTGTTGGTTGGTCAGGAGTATATCGTGCAAGCTCATTTAGAAGATATTGAAATGTATGCAATTCAAAATGTATACAGCTTACTGGTTCTAGgcaatatataataatttacaTAATAAGAGATGTCCGCTATATCGACTTCAAGCCAGGCTCAGGGGGAGACTGACTGTCCTCAAATGGTCATCTGTCACTTTACCTTGctttctcacactctctctatttatctctctctaaGTCTATCTCtatgtcttttttttatgtctctctctgtctcccactatTTCAATcaatatgtctctctctatgtctggcTCTATTTCTctcaaaatctctctctcctatgtCTATCTttatgtctcgctctctctctatctctctctctttgtatctttctgtgtctccttctatgtctctctcaatatctctctctatgtctctctatttACCCCCTCTAGGTCTCTCTATTtaccgctctctgtctctctatttatctctctctatggctctccgtagacccctctctctgtctctctctctgtctctctctatctctctctctatgtcaaTCTATTgacctctctatgtctctctactgtcctctttctatgtctctctactgtcctttctctatgtatctctctatgggccctatcttgcatccggcgcaattgactttttttcactggcgcatgtgtcgttgctagtttgcaactggcgcagagtgctctcttccctcctgcgccacgtgtcggtaaattagggaatgatcttgcgccccaaggggcagtTCGGCGAAAGGCGGAGGCGTGTTTTGGCGCAAaagttccctggtgctattttgccgtttcagaaatcacttgcgccacaaaccaggaaatacctggtttaaagtcagtggcgcgttgttcagctgctattttaagggcgcatgcataatgttgcttgtgcacttCGCACATAcgctttgcttctctcatctacctagccacacattcttggtaaattattcgcgaaagaacagctgatacagtggtaataagttgtacttttaaatcaatgcatctgcaaacacggtacagcaaacacatattttcttgacacagacatcgtgtacatgcccataacttttaggattgattgtgagaaaaaattgttttaccacgagtgagtgttaaaaataatgaatgaatgcgtgtttgtatgtgtaaaataatttatgaatgCGGGCGcccgtgtgtgcgtccatctgtttaaacacacgtcaaaatatcaactcgtcagaatcgaatgcgctcatggctcttaaaggggatgggagctggcactttcattggtttattgcacgttatgcccaaaccacacctacgggtaattaggctacttcagaccaaccctttttagatttgcaccaggcgcaagagtcatttttgcgccggtaaaatagcaacatcgccatagaaccgcccacaaagctacttgcgcttggcgcttctcacttgcgtttcagaccattaaatagggccctatgtctctctactgacttctctctatgtctctctccatgtctctctctttgtctctattGACCCCTCTCTATAGCTCTCTATTTacctctctccgtgtctctctctatgtctctctattgacctctctctgtctctccctgattctctctctattgacccctctctatgtctctctctatgtctccctatatctctctctatgtctatcTATtgacctctctctatgtctctctatgtctctctatgtctctctctatgctcTCCATTGACCCCTCTCTATGTCTATCTATtgacctctctctatgtctctctatgtctttctatgtctctctctatgctcTCCATTGacccctctctatgtctctctattgacccctctccatgtctctctgtaCCAGATGGCCTATGTGGCTGAGACGGGGATGGCTGGGACTGCTCGGGCTGCCTGGGCAGAGGGAGGCCCGGCCTCGTCCTCTGCAGAGGTGGACCTGGAGGTCATCGAAGAGTACCTGCAGGAGCACTCGCTGGAGGTCCAACCGGCGTACACGCTTGACACCCTGGCCAGCGCCGCACCGCAGCCCGCCCCACCACACTCCCAGCCGGACCCCCACATCATAGGTCAGCAGTGGAttaggaggagtgtgtgtgtgtgcgtgcgagcgtgcgtgcgcgcgcgtgcgtgcgtgcgtgcgtgtgtgtgtgtgtgtgtgtgtgtgtgcgtgcgtgtgtgtgtgtgtgtgtgtatgtgtgtgcgtgcgtgtgtgtgtgtggttaaggaCTTTGCATGGTCAGAACTGATGTATTTGTGGTTCTGTCCTCCTAGAGAACCGATGGTCGGGCCAACATGCATATGAGTGGTACTGTGGGTCTCATACTCCCAATGAAGAATATGAGGACAACGTACCACATACTACCTGGCACAGTCCCCATGGCAACTGGGTGGGTTCATACGCCCTGGAGACAGCAGCATTCATACATTTCACATCATTTCTGAATCCGCACAGACTTGATGTACAAACACGATCATTTACCCGATATTTGACGAGCCAAATGTCAACGTGTTTATTTGAATTTGtaatattgatgtgtgtgtgtgtgtgtgtatgtttcaggACCACCACGGCTACTCCTACGATGTGAACAGATGCAGTGATTCTGAATCCCAGTCAAGCGATTCTCATTACCAGGACTACCcctactctgtctctctgaccaaTGAGAAGAAGGGAAAGAATACATGTGATCCACTGCCTCTCGTTCCACTCTCAGGTACTACCTAgtaaaaagacacaaacacacatgcacatgaaaaaccatccccccacacacacacagcacatgaattccacacacacacacagacacacacttacacacacgtccacacacttacacacacttacacacacacaaacacgcagacagcCATCTATCGGTACTTGTAGGGAAGAGGAAGACACAATGCAtgaatttcacacacacacagactgacacacacatgtacacacatgtacacacacacacacacacacacacacgtgcatacacacgcacatgcacacacacacacacacacacactgaaacagcCAGCTCTCCGTACTTGCAGGGAAGAGAAAGGAGCGGCTGTTCCAGTTCCTGTTTGAGATGCTCCAGACGCCGTCCATGCAGAGCTGCATCTGGTGGGTGCAGTCCTCGGCGGGTACCTTCCAGTTCTCCTCGCAGAACAAGGAGCGGCTGGCACAGCTCTGGGGCCGGCGTAAGGGGAACCGCAAGACCATGACCTACCAGAAGATGGCGCGGGCGCTGAGGAACTACTCGCGCACCGGGGAGATCCACAAGGTGAAGAGGAAGCTCACGTACCAGTTCAACGAGGGAACGCTGAAGGGCCTGCGGGGGAACTCGCACGCCGCGTAGGAGGAAGGGCGGGAAGAActctggaggagaagaagaacgtGTTTTAGGGCGGGAAATGAACCATGAGGAATGAGAGTAggagaaacaagacaaaaaGGAGCCCACAATTAATTCCCGTGGTTACACTAGGAATGGTTATTTATTTCTTACAACCCACGGTTTCCACTGACCTACCttttcaaacacaaataaatactgagtatttgaaaaaaaggaaaaagccaGATGCGACTCTGAAATCGCAGTAGAAAACAGGTCTTTCTTGGCACTGAAGGGAGCACAAAAATCTGCTTAAATGTTTAAATAGAGACCTGGAAAAATTTAAAAATATCATTGATTTATGAGAAATCTGCTTTGGataggctagcctggctatgaGTCGCCTGGCTTTAAAAGTTAAGTAAATCGAAAACGGTtgtgacaaaaaaaacatctactTTATAAGTAGAGCAATTTAGTTAGAAAAGTGCTATTTCTACACATTCACAAAGGCTTCTCTTGTGAACATGATTCTGCAAATAGTGACAATagtgtgttcgtttgtgtgaaAAACTTTTTTAAGATTTAATAAATCTAAGAATAAGGTGTATAATATAATggagtgtgtgttattgttgttatattCCCTTAGACATTGTAGGGACAGATACTCTGCACAAATAAGCATATTGCAAACACAAGGTGAGACGCAGATCCGCACCCCATTCAAGCCCATAACTGTATGCAAAGTAAGCATGCATCAACAACGGCCGGCTTCCAGTTAATCAGTAACATCTAAAAACTAAATTTCCCCAACAGACTATAAACTTGTACACACTAAACAAAACACATAGacgaaaacacacacccatggatgcgcgtgacacacacacacacacacacacacacgccctctcattttctctaacgcacacacactcacactcacacaaacaccccccccccccccccccacacacacacacacacacacacacacacacacacacacacacacacacacacacacacacacacacacacacatgcagtgctTAACCAAACACCTGTCTTTGAGTGGTCGAATAGATAAGGCTGCATTATGTCTTCAAAGATAACTCTAATAGCGCTATTCACTGGCTTGAGGGAAAACTTTCCAACCAGGACTACTCAAAAGGGTAGAATCCAGTGGTTTAGAAGTcgatatatacatgtgtgtgtatatatatatatatatatatatatgcaaacaaCAGAGATTACATATTTCCTTTTGAGTATGCAATATATTctattattgtaaaaaaaataatatatatatacatatatatttttttttttacaataatagaatccaatgaaaaaaaaaatatatatatatatatatattattattatttatttttttttacaataatagAATATATTGCATACTCAAACAGAAATAAGTAATCTCTGTTGTTTGCaaaatccataaaaaaaagTGCCCGGGAAAGAcagcatttattattattatttatatgcatttatttatttatgtcagAGTGAGC encodes:
- the LOC130382937 gene encoding transcription factor PU.1, translated to MLARLEMMAYVAETGMAGTARAAWAEGGPASSSAEVDLEVIEEYLQEHSLEVQPAYTLDTLASAAPQPAPPHSQPDPHIIENRWSGQHAYEWYCGSHTPNEEYEDNVPHTTWHSPHGNWDHHGYSYDVNRCSDSESQSSDSHYQDYPYSVSLTNEKKGKNTCDPLPLVPLSGKRKERLFQFLFEMLQTPSMQSCIWWVQSSAGTFQFSSQNKERLAQLWGRRKGNRKTMTYQKMARALRNYSRTGEIHKVKRKLTYQFNEGTLKGLRGNSHAA